The DNA window catacatacatacatacatacatacatacatacatacatacatacatacatacatacatacatacatacgtacatacatacatacatacatacatacatacatacatcatacatacatcatacatacatacatacatacacacgacGCAACGAGTTTTCATAATTCATTTTACCCTCCGACtttctaaattaaaaatgagaaagggCGCATATTGGCAGAGGACGTGACGTCTTCAAACTTTGGACGTTTAATAGTTGTTCCAACTTGCAACTTTACGATGTTGTTTAAGCAACACGGTCAGGCATCGGTCTCGCCTTTTAACCTTAGACGTGCGAAGTCCTCAAATACGATGTCATCGTCACCATCGGCTTccctatataaaaaaaaataagggaaaagggaaacgaaaatgaagtgaaacgttaataaaagaaatgataagtAACGAGACGAtattcaagaaaaagagatttagacaaatattgaaaaaaagatttaaaagtaaacaaaaaaatattgtgagaaaatgttttttatctatatgaTACAAATtacaaacaattaaatattttccgtATAAGATATAAGATTATGAAATTGATCTAATTGtaaatcatttgaaatattaaaagatatattttatttgtataatatattgaaaaattttttaattacataagagaatatattattttttaagaatgAGAAGTATCAACTTTGatacttttgttctttttgtcatttaaaaaaaaaaaaaaaaaaaaaaaaaaactttgaaaCAATTCAACTGGTTTGaatgacaaaatatttttaaacgaaaaatcTATGACAGTATACTTTCATAAATCaggtaaattatttatataaaatatatttatatttaattttatttcaatacaaGACatggaattaaaattaatttgtagACATTTGCTGGTGTTtctcaaataaattaaaaaaaggataaaataaaataaaataaaataaaataaaataaaagaaaataaaataaaagaaaaaaaaataaattgaaatcgaaataaaaattcaagcaGACTTCTTACATACATAAATCTAGATTAAATCTCAGGAAAATTCTATAGGTTCTACGTTAACCAGAAATtttctacacacacacacacatgttcGATCAAAATGGTAATGGAATTTGAAGGGAAGGAGCGAAAATGGTTTGGAATTGGGAGGTAACTTGATAATAGTCGTGGCTTACGTGTCCAGTTGGATGAGGTTGGTATCGAGCGGTACCTCATCACCATCCCCTTTATTCGTTGGGCTTGGAGGTGACGTTGACAGagttgatttttcttcttctggtTTAGGATGCATCAAAATAAATGGCAATTCAGCAACTAGCTCGctgttaaaaatcaaattacttgttaacaatttttttcgatgTCGGATTAAACGAGTGTCCGAAATTCGAtcgatgtaaatatttttaattgctataattctttgttttgattttttttttcttttgatttcctttccttctatgaatttgtttcttctttttatcttcaatcAATTTActtcataaaaatatcaacgataaattACTAATTTCATCGAGTTGTCGATCTAATTTTCTCTTAtccacattttatatatatataaactaaatagatttaaattgGACAAAACAGAGATAAGATggattgtaaaatattttgatataaataaacgaataaataagatacatttaatcgattaaaaaaaaagaaattacttttaattattcgatCGGTTCGTTACttcaattatgttatttaaaaatgataatttttttcatttccttttcttttttttttttacttacccTCCGAGTGCACCAAGACAGAGTTTCACTTTGACCTTGTACTGGACGATAATTCCTAGGTTTTCGCGTTGAGATGGGTCTACGACGCTGCGATTACGATACatcaacgattataaagatttcttgattacataacaaaaaaaaaaaaaaaaagagagataaaaagacgTGGTAGCCTGACGTGCAAGTTATTAGCTGGACGAACATGCTAGCAAAGAATgtggaaatattttcaaagagcAGCGTATACGTATTAACactagaaaattattttatacttttcttcttattgaaattacaagagaaaaaaaatctagaaTTATATTCGcgagtgtgtgtgtaaatgaaaatttgtattcctttattttatttttcttctctagtGTTAAAACGTAGAGAGTAAGAGGTCAATggacaaaaaagaacatttttgtTAGGATTGTATgcacgaaaaaaggaaaaagaaaaaaaaaacagaaaaaagaagaaaaagaaattaacgatttaacaaataatacataaacagCTTACGATTTCTCTtccggttttttcttttccttttctttttttttttaccttcacTATAAAAACGTCAACTTTGagagatagtaaaaaaaaCTAACAAAATATTCAAGGGTTAATAACATCTTTATATAACACACACGAAGAGCGCATGCATTTTTAAAGCAATCAGCGTAATGCACTGAGGTGagtgcataaaaaaaaaagaaaaaacaagcaCAGTGATGGAGATTtggtacattttttttttttttgattctgttctTTCCTTCAGTCAAATTATTACAGTTTCCCGCATACTATACAggtagattattttttttctctctttgaatCTTTTTCTCCTATTTATAATTCACTTCGTTGTATAATGGATTTaacttcgttcgtttattttatatcctttttttcctcccatcttacgagaaaaatttaaatttcgcGTAAATACGATGACTCGTTGATCACACATATACGAGAACATACGTATAATCGAaccataaaaattaatatttcttcccCGACATTCCAATCTTCCGagacaagtttttttttcgtcgtttgCGTTACGCACATCGATCGGACTTCCTTCGAATGAAACGTGTCAGCCGGTTATTCCATTGCTTTGCTTGCTCTCACTTCGAATctcgaaagaataaaaatgctGAGGTGAGAAGCCGCGCcttttttttcagtttttttttttttttcttttcatgaaTTAACGTATACACATCAGGTCACAAAAATGTGCGGATACCTTTTAAAATTGTGTTAATCTTTCAAGGTTTAGCAAAGTgcgttgtttttctttgtttttttttttagtagaTATGGAGAATTTAACGTTCTACAAGAAAATGtaataagtaaagaaaaaaaattaaaaatttaaaaaaaaaagaagaagaaaaagaagaactatCGTAGCAGCGATAAAAAAATGcgactataaaatatataattatatattgttataatagtttctttttcttataatagttcactttatatatatatatatatataaaatataaaatataaaaatagtaatataattatatgtacttataattactataattatataaataatatattatatttattttcactttcGAAAGGTATCTAATTATTTGTATGACCCGCTGTATATACTTTTCgacaatacatatatgtgtctaatgaaataacatttcgaaaattcaataattttttgacTTTTCctcgattaattttatattttattgacgAAATTTCGATTATTCATCGATGAATCGTACGATGAATAATCTTGccttttgataaataaatttttatacgaatgaataataattttgaaaacgaataaaaatattgataatcttgttgataataattattattatcaatatttttgatGAGTTTCTCGGATAAATTTGTCGACGTTCCCGCTAAAATCATATAACTTCGCTTAATGGATATACTTGGTATAATATGACGTGCGACGTGATACTATTTCGAGAGATTATCCGTTGTTATATCTAATGAAAAACGAGgactataaatcataattctGATGCCTCTTCGacgtttcttttatattataacgaaaattcaTATTACTGTACGTTTTAACGTAAGAAAAAgcatcaaagaaaaattacgtaAGTGCCTACGAAATCTTAAACTATCtcctttgaaaattaaaaatttgcgaaagaaaagaaaaaatgttatttttacatacgaaaaatataattttagatgtatttatattctttttttttaatttttgcgAAATGTGCGTTATGTGATACAAGAAAAATTGtacgttaatttttttaattagtttttaataaataaataaataatttattttttccttcttttgtcTTGACTTACGAGTATATCCTAGATTTTTTATACGCGCTTAATCACTAAAGTTTAGAAAATACCTTCGtggaaaagagaacgaaataaaaataaaaaaaggaaaaaaaaaatataattaaaaacaaaatgaacgtCGAATAAAAGCGCTCGATCGTGCAAAGatagagcgagcgagcgagcgagcgagcaagagagagagagagagagagagagagagagagagagagagagggagagagagagatagagagagagtgagagagacagagagcaagagagagagagagaaagagagagaagtaaataCATCGTCGATGGTCCCATTctataagataagaaaaaattaaaccaTAAGTAGATTTTCATTGCAATGAAAGCGAAGCTTTTTACCCAGCCACTAAAGAAGCGAgcgaaatagataaaaagagtaagagaaaaagagaaaaacagagagagagagagagagagagagagagagagagagagagagagagagagagagagagagacggaggcCATAGATGATTTCCTTTTCCAGCGattgagaagaaaaattttctttggtATGTGAACGAATAAACGGCACAATGTGAACATGAGGATCGAGATAAAAGTTTTATCTTGATTCGATCGAGAAAGACGgcaagagaaagatgaaaatagaaagagaacacgagagagatagagatagagagagagagagagagagagagagaaaagtatagagagataaagatatacaGATACAATGTATCGCGttatatactgtatatataacaCAAGTTTTGAATCACTTCGAGTATCATTCGAAAgctgaaatttttattatgatcattTGAATTAAGGTAATACttagtaaataagaaaaaaaaaaaaaaaaaaaaagcaaaaaaaaaaaagataatttttgtgaaaaaaacTTCTTTCGAGATTATCAagaaactataaatatatcctctcgaaaaacacaaaaaataaaaaaatttttaattactttaaagaatttctagccatcgaattattatcgatcgtgaTTCGAAATTCTTCATACTGATTGCGAGAATCATTTGAAGGCTAGCAAGAAAACAGAATGAGAGTATATCGAATATCCATTGCTAACGTAAAAAAGACGTATGTACGTTACACTCTAtacttatgcatatatatttgtgtatgtatatgtatatgtatatgtatatgcatatgtatatgtactgTATGCATGAtgtattcatgtatatatgatatatattacgaTGTCTCATTTTAATCGCAAGCAGCGTTTATGATATTCTTACAGGGTGCTGGACGCCAGATTGGTGTCCTCGTCTTTGAGTTGGCCGTCGAGGGCGAGCCCCCATTTATCTTTGTTGTTGGCGAGAAGCGGTGTCAGGGAGAAGACTTTGCTCAGCGTGAAACCCGGCCCCACTGGGCATCCCTCCctaacaaatatttacaataagtaTCATGccgtttatatataatctgtTCTTGgacaaaattagaaagaaagaggaaaaatagactaaaatgaaagaaagaaagagagaaagaaagagagagagagagagagagagagagagaaagagaaaacgaaagagaaagagagagaaagagagagagagaaaggggtaaagatagacaaatagacaaaattgaaaaaatattcaatgttgAGGTAATCAACGAACTCGTTTGAATCTCGAATTTTATCTCATGTAATCCTAATTAGAAATCGCAGTAGAATCTCATTAAatttctcctccctctctctctctctctctctctctctctctctctctctctctctctctctctctctctctctcgttacaACGAAATTCACGATCTATCGCAtgttaacaaattaattattccattAGTGCAGATAAAAATccaaaagatttctttttcataatgGATTTCGTctaagagagagcgagaggggggagagagagagagaattataaTTCGCAGTAGTAGGTATCTATATGCAAGAGAATTATGTATGGATGTTTTACATGAGTGAAATTGGACGGCACGTTATTTTCGCTTTGTATTCGCCAGAGGACACGACGGTGAGCGCTTATAATTGGAATTTTGACTAATTACGCGTTGTACCACCTTGTTTTTCacccttcctttcctttttttctttttttttttcttttttgtttttaatatcgttcataGAGACATGCACGGTAACGAAAATTCACATTGGATGTACCTATgcatcgtttttctttcgttcgaaagaaattacataattgatataattttcaatcggGCTCCCTCCACTTACGCTTATAACGCCATATTCAACTATGTAGGACTATAGATAGAATTATCTACTTTGTCATGTTACATTAAGCTACAAAACATCCAATCATATCAAACCTCTAGTGCACCACCAACGTATACCAATGTGCagcacgtatgtatgcatgtggacagaaatgtatacgtatacatagtAAAATATCCCACAGCTTGTGCGTTACACCGGCATacataatatcaagaataaaatatacagaggagtaacgataacaaggtgtgagagagaaagagagagagagagagagaatatagtatatgtatattgagtATCGTTTCAATATACTGGATTGATAATACAGAGGCGTTAGAAAGAAGAAGTGCATTagttatcgttgataatcaGAAATAGGAGAAAAAAGTGGGGGGTGTATAGGGAGATATCTATACAGACGAAAAAACCATCACCGATCGTGATCAATAatcaggtatatatatatatgtggtaACAGGCCACCACGCAAAATACCCCAGCACAAAATCACCAATAAAATAAACGGCATTCCATTCttcaaaaaagatatatatatatatatatatatatatatacatatgcccgtgtatataatatatatatacatatgtgtgtgtatataatatatatattcattctcACGATATACAAATTTACTTTTCATAAAGATCACAAAATCGATGGAGACCTTAAACGggtttttgttctattttttatcttcttactctttttttcatttttcttttttcttcttcttttttaacaatttttcaaacaaatattccttgaaattataaaaacgttTGATCTTACATGTCAACTATGTGATTTGTATAGACACATAGAGTATTTTACAAACCATCGTTGCCAGTCTCCATTTTCTTGAAACCTTCCAAAAAAATCGCGTTCTATGTTCGAGCACACACTCACATTGTGCTAGATGCGAGGTTGGTGTCCTCGTGCTTAAGTTGACCATCTAGAGCAAGACCTCGCTTGTCTTTGTTGTCGGCAAGCGTCGGCCTTAGAGAAAAGACCTTGCTCAAGGTGAATCCTGGCGCTACCCCTATACTGCCAGTGCAATcatcttattttcctttttcatattttcaagattctaatataaaattcattttataccTAGCATGGGTTGGCATTTTGTGATATGTTCGGGGAAATgcataaagaaattttaaactATCTATTGGCATTCTATACCATTCTATTGGCATCGTCATCGATTTTATAGATCGTGATGAAAAAAATGGATTACGATCGATTTAGAGCTTGGGAACAGATATACACTGTTAACTCTATCACTATATCtgatttctaaatatttcatactgttgaaataaattcgatgactcgataaaaagtattcaaataatattaagatacCCAAACATCAagtttaacaattttaaatattaatccaTTTTGTATAATCTTATCTATATaacatatagatattaaaattattatatagtgtTGTGCGTATAATACTATTATGCATCTTTCTCtgcatattttacattttgttattattatcatattatttataagtctaaaaaatttttaaaataaggTTTATCTGTTCCCAAACTATTGAATGattgaatgtatgtataataaaaaaataaatgaataaataaaatgaataaataaaatgaataaaaaaaatatatatatatataaaaaaaaaaaaaaagaaaagaatagatcgAAAtcctttgtttgtttgttcgttcgttcatagGATCAATTATTTGCCGTAAAGCGATATAATGAATCCATAGTAACGTTTATTCCgacgattattatcgttatcgccTTCATCATCGTTGTCATCCTCGTCAAGGTAGAATTAACTGGAAGGTACTCACTCGCTTTCAGCTTCAGCAACGATGCACTTATATTGCGCGgttgaaaacaaacaaatgtcTGCAAACTGTCGCACGGAaacctttatctttttaactGTTCGATTACTATTGTTCGCGATGTGCACGTTAATGGCTATGTTCTCGCCGTGATGATAAAGCTCCTTATCAAGAGACGCCTCCAAGTGTAGCTTGCTAGGCGACATCAGAAACTCTTTGCTGACCTCAACGTACGGTTGCTCGCCTTGCTTAGATGGCGCATACATGATCTTCCGTATCGCTAGCCTTACTGAATTTCTGCAACaatcaaagaataaaatgttctcattatttttatatatgcaagaactcttttaataataatttatttttattaaacaattgtttaataaaaataatttattacgacTTGTATTGATTTCTTTGATCTTAGTGCATGCtctcaaataataaatgaataaaataaatttttttcatccttttttttttttttttacttttctgaTAAGACAGTTTTGAACAGAACGTATCCCTCGAATGCttagattaaatatttaatgtaattaaaaataaataaataaataaataaataaataaaaaattaaaaatatttttccttggatattaaaaagaattaaaaatactttcaaaaaaatataattaaaaataaaaaaagaaaaaggaaacagattgaaatctttttttccgttttacAAGAAAATCCCCAGTATTAATTCCACCTTGTGAatataatcgtaaatttttaatagattcCATTATGATACCTTTTATGGGGTTTGTCGTCCTGAGTTTCACCCACGAACGCCTTTAGCTCATAATCGACGCCGCACGGTTTACCGTTGTCACCAGGTGCTGGCTGTAACGTCACCGAGGCCGGACAATGTGGCGGCAGCTCGAAGTAGAACGGATAAGCATTACTTcctaatttctttattagcCTCTCTTGTAGACGCGTCAACTCTCTGCGCGGCTGACAACTGGTCACCTGAGGATATATTTGTTCCGCAGCGAGATAAAGATCCTTTCGAAAATAAAGTCCAAGCACGTCGAGATCGTCTCTTCCATATTTAAACGCTGCCAAAACATGGCCAAAAACTTTCCGATCTTTCACGTAATCCGGATCAATGAGCACTATACCGTCTGCAACGAAAAAAGttacatatagatattatagagcatgtgtgcatatgtatgtatatatatatagatcatcCAAAAAGGGttaagaaataatacaaaattccATATTTAACCTTCTGCACTATAATCTCACCGCTGACGTGATAacactatttttttcttctctctctctttctttctggaACTCTTGAGTCACCACTGACACGTGACacttcatttaattaataagacaAATTATAGTGGGGAAACAGTTTTATTCCAAAATTACATTTCCAAGTATACGTGCACTTACGTACTAGAATAGATAAGatatcaaaaacaaaaaaagaaagggaaaagcgCATAATTTGCTTatgaga is part of the Vespa crabro chromosome 8, iyVesCrab1.2, whole genome shotgun sequence genome and encodes:
- the LOC124425993 gene encoding beta-arrestin-1 isoform X4; translation: MDSVDSANRRQPTRVFKKSSLNGKITVYLGKRDFVDHITHVDPIDGIVLIDPDYVKDRKVFGHVLAAFKYGRDDLDVLGLYFRKDLYLAAEQIYPQVTSCQPRRELTRLQERLIKKLGSNAYPFYFELPPHCPASVTLQPAPGDNGKPCGVDYELKAFVGETQDDKPHKRNSVRLAIRKIMYAPSKQGEQPYVEVSKEFLMSPSKLHLEASLDKELYHHGENIAINVHIANNSNRTVKKIKVSVRQFADICLFSTAQYKCIVAEAESDVVDPSQRENLGIIVQYKVKVKLCLGALGGELVAELPFILMHPKPEEEKSTLSTSPPSPTNKGDGDEVPLDTNLIQLDTEADGDDDIVFEDFARLRLKGETDA
- the LOC124425993 gene encoding beta-arrestin-1 isoform X2, which codes for MDSVDSANRRQPTRVFKKSSLNGKITVYLGKRDFVDHITHVDPIDGIVLIDPDYVKDRKVFGHVLAAFKYGRDDLDVLGLYFRKDLYLAAEQIYPQVTSCQPRRELTRLQERLIKKLGSNAYPFYFELPPHCPASVTLQPAPGDNGKPCGVDYELKAFVGETQDDKPHKRNSVRLAIRKIMYAPSKQGEQPYVEVSKEFLMSPSKLHLEASLDKELYHHGENIAINVHIANNSNRTVKKIKVSVRQFADICLFSTAQYKCIVAEAESEEGCPVGPGFTLSKVFSLTPLLANNKDKWGLALDGQLKDEDTNLASSTLVVDPSQRENLGIIVQYKVKVKLCLGALGGELVAELPFILMHPKPEEEKSTLSTSPPSPTNKGDGDEVPLDTNLIQLDTEADGDDDIVFEDFARLRLKGETDA
- the LOC124425993 gene encoding beta-arrestin-1 isoform X3, translated to MDSVDSANRRQPTRVFKKSSLNGKITVYLGKRDFVDHITHVDPIDGIVLIDPDYVKDRKVFGHVLAAFKYGRDDLDVLGLYFRKDLYLAAEQIYPQVTSCQPRRELTRLQERLIKKLGSNAYPFYFELPPHCPASVTLQPAPGDNGKPCGVDYELKAFVGETQDDKPHKRNSVRLAIRKIMYAPSKQGEQPYVEVSKEFLMSPSKLHLEASLDKELYHHGENIAINVHIANNSNRTVKKIKVSVRQFADICLFSTAQYKCIVAEAESDIGVAPGFTLSKVFSLRPTLADNKDKRGLALDGQLKHEDTNLASSTIVVDPSQRENLGIIVQYKVKVKLCLGALGGELVAELPFILMHPKPEEEKSTLSTSPPSPTNKGDGDEVPLDTNLIQLDTEADGDDDIVFEDFARLRLKGETDA
- the LOC124425993 gene encoding beta-arrestin-1 isoform X1, whose product is MDSVDSANRRQPTRVFKKSSLNGKITVYLGKRDFVDHITHVDPIDGIVLIDPDYVKDRKVFGHVLAAFKYGRDDLDVLGLYFRKDLYLAAEQIYPQVTSCQPRRELTRLQERLIKKLGSNAYPFYFELPPHCPASVTLQPAPGDNGKPCGVDYELKAFVGETQDDKPHKRNSVRLAIRKIMYAPSKQGEQPYVEVSKEFLMSPSKLHLEASLDKELYHHGENIAINVHIANNSNRTVKKIKVSVRQFADICLFSTAQYKCIVAEAESDIGVAPGFTLSKVFSLRPTLADNKDKRGLALDGQLKHEDTNLASSTMEGCPVGPGFTLSKVFSLTPLLANNKDKWGLALDGQLKDEDTNLASSTLVVDPSQRENLGIIVQYKVKVKLCLGALGGELVAELPFILMHPKPEEEKSTLSTSPPSPTNKGDGDEVPLDTNLIQLDTEADGDDDIVFEDFARLRLKGETDA